One window of Dechloromonas sp. ZY10 genomic DNA carries:
- a CDS encoding thymidylate synthase: MQAYLDLMRHVLDNGQDKADRTGTGTRSVFGWQMRFDLAAGFPALTTKKLHLKSIIHELLWFLQGDTNIAYLKEHGVRIWDEWADENGDLGPVYGKQWRRWETPDGRLVDQISQLVHSLKHNPDSRRHIVSAWNPGDVDAMALPPCHCLFQFYVSPPDATGQRKLSCQLYQRSADIFLGVPFNIASYALLTLMLAQVCGYRPGEFVHTFGDAHLYANHFEQARLQLTRTPRPLPTLWINPEVKDIFAFRFEDFRLDGYDPHPHIAAPVAV, encoded by the coding sequence ATGCAAGCCTATCTCGACCTGATGCGCCATGTGCTGGATAACGGCCAGGACAAGGCTGACCGCACTGGCACCGGCACCCGCTCGGTGTTCGGCTGGCAGATGCGTTTCGACCTCGCCGCCGGCTTCCCGGCGCTGACCACCAAGAAGCTGCACCTGAAGTCGATCATCCACGAACTGCTGTGGTTCCTGCAGGGCGACACCAACATCGCCTACCTCAAGGAACACGGCGTCCGCATCTGGGACGAGTGGGCCGACGAAAACGGCGACCTCGGCCCGGTCTACGGTAAGCAATGGCGCCGCTGGGAGACCCCGGACGGCCGTCTGGTCGACCAGATCAGCCAGCTGGTGCACAGCCTCAAGCACAACCCGGATTCGCGCCGCCATATCGTTTCGGCCTGGAACCCCGGCGACGTCGACGCGATGGCGCTGCCGCCCTGCCACTGCCTGTTCCAGTTCTACGTCTCGCCGCCCGATGCGACTGGCCAGCGCAAGCTGTCGTGCCAGCTTTATCAGCGCAGCGCCGACATCTTCCTCGGCGTGCCCTTCAACATCGCCAGCTACGCGCTGCTGACGCTGATGCTGGCGCAGGTGTGCGGCTACCGGCCGGGCGAATTCGTCCATACCTTCGGCGACGCCCATCTCTACGCCAACCACTTCGAGCAGGCCCGCCTGCAGCTGACGCGCACGCCGCGCCCCTTGCCGACGCTGTGGATCAACCCCGAGGTCAAGGACATCTTCGCCTTCCGCTTCGAAGACTTCCGTCTCGACGGCTATGACCCGCACCCGCACATCGCGGCACCGGTCGCGGTCTGA
- a CDS encoding dihydrofolate reductase → MKPEIVIIAAVAQNRVIGKDNQLLWHLPEDMAHFKAMTSGRPVIMGRKTWESLPPRFRPLPGRRNIVISRQPDYAAPGAELADSLENALFLLSTVDAADLSPAFVIGGEQIYRQAMTLADRLEITEVELQPEGDAWFPEISTVDWEMVQKRTADRSDVPACHFVTYRRRR, encoded by the coding sequence ATGAAACCGGAAATCGTCATCATCGCCGCCGTGGCGCAAAACCGCGTCATCGGCAAGGACAACCAGCTGCTCTGGCATCTCCCTGAAGACATGGCGCATTTCAAGGCGATGACCAGCGGCCGCCCGGTGATCATGGGGCGCAAGACCTGGGAGTCGCTGCCGCCGCGCTTTCGCCCGCTGCCCGGCCGACGCAATATCGTGATCAGCCGCCAACCGGACTACGCTGCCCCCGGCGCCGAACTCGCCGACTCGCTGGAAAATGCGCTATTCCTGCTGTCGACCGTGGACGCCGCGGACCTTAGCCCGGCCTTCGTCATTGGCGGCGAACAGATCTACCGCCAGGCCATGACGCTCGCCGACCGCCTCGAAATCACCGAAGTCGAACTGCAACCCGAAGGCGATGCCTGGTTTCCCGAGATTTCCACGGTCGACTGGGAAATGGTGCAAAAACGCACCGCCGACCGCAGCGATGTGCCGGCTTGCCACTTTGTCACCTATCGTCGCCGGCGCTGA
- a CDS encoding Dps family protein, producing the protein MDIGISKKDREKIAEGLSRLLADSFTLYLKTHNFHWNVTGPMFNTLHVMFMDQYTELWNALDLIAERIRALGVQAPGTYREFSQLTVIKESEGKVSAEEMIKQLVAGQEAVTKTARSIFAIVDKAGDEPTADLLTQRMQIHEKNAWMLRSLLES; encoded by the coding sequence ATGGATATCGGAATCAGCAAAAAAGACCGCGAAAAAATTGCCGAAGGCCTGTCCCGGCTGCTTGCGGACTCATTCACGCTTTACCTGAAGACCCACAACTTCCACTGGAACGTCACCGGCCCGATGTTCAATACCCTGCACGTGATGTTCATGGACCAGTACACCGAACTGTGGAACGCCCTCGACCTGATCGCCGAGCGGATTCGCGCGCTGGGGGTGCAAGCCCCCGGCACCTATCGCGAGTTTTCGCAACTGACGGTGATCAAGGAGAGCGAAGGCAAGGTCAGCGCCGAAGAAATGATCAAGCAATTGGTTGCCGGACAGGAAGCGGTGACCAAGACTGCCCGCAGCATTTTCGCCATCGTGGACAAGGCCGGCGACGAGCCGACCGCCGACCTGCTCACCCAGCGCATGCAGATTCACGAAAAGAACGCCTGGATGCTGCGCAGCCTGCTGGAAAGCTGA
- the mog gene encoding molybdopterin adenylyltransferase, whose amino-acid sequence MSETLKIGLVSISDRASTGVYEDKGIPALQDWLGRALASPWECVPRLIADEQAEIENTLIELVDREQCHLVLTTGGTGPAPRDVTPEATLAVADKEMPGFGEEMRRISLNFVPTAILSRQVAVIRKQALIINLPGQPKAIQETLEGVRHPDGSVRHVGIFAAVPYCIDLIGGPYCETNAAVIQAFRPKSAQRPARPN is encoded by the coding sequence ATGAGTGAGACGCTGAAAATCGGCCTGGTCTCGATCAGCGACCGCGCCTCGACCGGCGTTTATGAAGACAAGGGTATTCCGGCGCTGCAGGACTGGCTCGGCCGCGCACTGGCCTCGCCCTGGGAATGCGTGCCCCGGCTGATCGCCGACGAACAGGCAGAGATTGAAAATACCCTGATCGAACTGGTCGACCGTGAACAATGCCATCTGGTGCTGACCACCGGCGGCACCGGTCCGGCGCCGCGCGACGTGACGCCGGAAGCAACGCTGGCGGTGGCCGACAAGGAAATGCCCGGCTTCGGCGAGGAAATGCGGCGGATCAGCCTCAACTTCGTGCCGACCGCAATCCTCTCGCGCCAGGTTGCGGTGATCCGCAAGCAGGCGCTGATCATCAACCTGCCCGGCCAGCCGAAGGCGATCCAGGAAACCCTGGAGGGCGTCCGCCACCCCGACGGCAGCGTGCGCCATGTCGGCATCTTTGCCGCCGTGCCCTACTGTATTGACCTAATCGGCGGCCCCTACTGCGAAACCAATGCTGCGGTGATCCAGGCCTTCCGCCCCAAAAGCGCGCAGCGCCCCGCCCGCCCGAACTAA
- a CDS encoding TRAP transporter large permease subunit, with translation MMEWVIANMAPLMFGALVLFLLFGYPVAFALAANGIVFGLIGIELGLLTPALFQALPERIFGIMANDTLLAIPFFTFMGLVLERSGMAEDLLDTIGQLFGPMRGGLAYAVIFVGALLAATTGVVAASVISMGLISLPIMLRYGYDKRLASGVIAASGTLAQIIPPSLVLIIMADQLGRSVGDMYEGALVPGLVLTSLYVGYVALLTIIKPASAPALPPEARTLRGLKLLLRVITTMVPPLALIFLVLGTIFLGIATPTEGGAMGAAGALIMAIARKRLDWNLLKQAMATTGKLSSFVVFILVGSTVFGLVFRAVNGDLWVEHLLLSLPGGQLGFLIVVNILVFLLAFFLDFFELSFIIVPLLAPVAEKLGIDLIWFGVLLAVNMQTSFMHPPFGFALFYLRSVAPASIKTTDIYWGAVPFVCIQIIMVAIVITFPNIVSYGDPEERARIEQAGEAGGVDLGSLMQDSDNDKQEEPGADLLKNLQSNEGK, from the coding sequence ATAATGGAATGGGTCATTGCCAACATGGCGCCGCTGATGTTCGGCGCACTGGTTCTCTTCCTGCTCTTCGGCTACCCGGTCGCCTTCGCGCTGGCCGCCAACGGCATCGTTTTCGGCCTGATCGGGATCGAACTGGGCCTGCTCACCCCGGCACTGTTCCAGGCTCTGCCGGAACGGATTTTCGGGATCATGGCCAACGATACCTTGCTGGCCATCCCCTTCTTCACCTTCATGGGGCTAGTGCTTGAACGCTCGGGCATGGCCGAGGATTTGCTCGACACCATCGGCCAGCTGTTCGGCCCGATGCGTGGCGGCCTCGCCTATGCGGTGATTTTTGTCGGCGCCCTGCTTGCCGCCACCACCGGTGTAGTTGCCGCCTCGGTAATCTCGATGGGTCTGATCTCGCTGCCGATCATGCTCCGCTACGGTTACGACAAGCGCCTCGCCTCCGGCGTCATCGCTGCCTCCGGCACCCTGGCCCAGATCATCCCGCCGTCGCTGGTACTGATCATCATGGCCGATCAGCTGGGCCGCTCGGTCGGCGACATGTACGAAGGCGCCCTGGTCCCGGGCCTGGTACTGACCAGCCTCTATGTCGGCTACGTCGCCCTGCTGACCATCATCAAGCCTGCCTCGGCACCGGCCCTGCCCCCCGAAGCCCGCACCCTGCGCGGACTGAAGCTTCTGCTCCGAGTCATCACCACGATGGTCCCGCCGCTGGCATTGATCTTCCTGGTACTTGGCACCATCTTCCTGGGCATTGCCACCCCGACCGAAGGCGGCGCAATGGGTGCGGCTGGCGCGCTGATCATGGCCATCGCCCGCAAACGCCTCGACTGGAACCTGCTCAAGCAGGCCATGGCCACCACCGGCAAGCTGTCGTCCTTCGTGGTCTTCATCCTGGTTGGCTCGACCGTCTTCGGCCTGGTCTTCCGCGCGGTCAACGGCGACCTCTGGGTCGAACACCTGTTGCTGTCGCTGCCAGGCGGCCAGCTCGGCTTCCTGATCGTGGTCAACATTCTGGTCTTCCTGCTCGCCTTCTTCCTTGACTTCTTTGAACTGTCGTTCATCATCGTGCCGTTGCTGGCACCGGTCGCAGAAAAGCTTGGCATCGATCTGATCTGGTTCGGCGTGCTGCTCGCAGTCAACATGCAGACCTCGTTCATGCACCCGCCGTTCGGCTTCGCGCTCTTCTACCTGCGCTCGGTCGCCCCCGCCTCGATCAAGACCACCGATATCTACTGGGGCGCAGTACCGTTTGTCTGCATCCAGATCATCATGGTCGCCATCGTCATCACCTTCCCGAACATCGTCAGCTACGGCGACCCGGAGGAAAGAGCCCGCATCGAACAGGCTGGTGAAGCCGGGGGCGTCGATCTTGGCTCCCTGATGCAAGACAGCGACAACGACAAACAGGAAGAACCCGGCGCCGACCTGCTGAAAAATCTGCAGAGCAACGAAGGCAAATAA
- a CDS encoding TRAP transporter substrate-binding protein, giving the protein MDVTDHTGGDNMQRRDFLKKASLGAAAGAAATVAAPAIAQSLPNIKWRLTSSFPKSLDTIYGGADVLANRLREMTGGKFDIRVFPGGEIVPGLQALDAVQQGTVECCHTCSYYYVGKDKTFGFGTAVPFGMNARQMNAWIYYGGGQKLLDEFYANYNVVSFAGGNTGTQMGGWWRKEVKTVADLKGVKMRIAGLGGTVFSELGVVPQQIAGGDIYPALEKGTIDAAEWVGPFDDEKLGFYKVAKNYYYPGFWESGPVIHFFVNKKEWDKLPKEYQAAFQAAAYEANVTMMAEYDHKNPIALSKLLQSGVKLNAFSDEILGAAYKAAQQIYADEAGKNPAFKKIYTEWDKYRKTQNAWFSVAEMRMDRFLQSHK; this is encoded by the coding sequence ATTGACGTTACCGATCACACTGGAGGAGACAACATGCAACGTCGTGATTTTCTGAAAAAAGCCTCGCTGGGCGCCGCTGCCGGTGCTGCTGCTACCGTCGCCGCCCCGGCGATCGCGCAGTCGCTGCCGAACATCAAGTGGCGTCTGACGTCCAGCTTCCCGAAGAGCCTGGACACCATTTACGGCGGCGCTGACGTGCTCGCCAACCGCCTGCGCGAAATGACCGGCGGCAAGTTCGACATCCGTGTCTTCCCCGGCGGCGAAATCGTCCCCGGCCTGCAGGCGCTGGACGCCGTGCAGCAAGGCACCGTCGAGTGCTGCCACACCTGCTCCTACTACTACGTCGGCAAGGACAAGACTTTCGGTTTCGGCACTGCCGTACCGTTCGGCATGAATGCCCGCCAGATGAACGCCTGGATTTACTACGGCGGCGGCCAGAAGCTGCTCGACGAGTTCTACGCCAACTACAACGTGGTCTCCTTCGCCGGCGGCAACACCGGTACCCAGATGGGCGGCTGGTGGCGCAAGGAAGTCAAGACCGTGGCTGACCTCAAGGGTGTGAAGATGCGGATCGCCGGTCTCGGTGGCACCGTCTTCTCCGAACTGGGCGTGGTGCCGCAGCAGATCGCCGGTGGCGACATCTACCCGGCGCTGGAAAAAGGCACTATCGACGCTGCTGAATGGGTCGGCCCGTTCGATGACGAAAAACTCGGCTTCTACAAGGTCGCCAAGAACTACTACTACCCTGGCTTCTGGGAATCCGGCCCGGTCATCCACTTCTTCGTCAACAAGAAGGAATGGGACAAGCTGCCGAAGGAATACCAGGCTGCTTTCCAGGCTGCTGCGTACGAGGCCAACGTCACGATGATGGCCGAATACGATCACAAGAACCCGATCGCCCTGTCCAAGCTGCTGCAGAGCGGTGTCAAGCTCAACGCCTTCTCCGACGAAATCCTCGGCGCCGCCTACAAGGCCGCGCAGCAGATTTACGCCGACGAGGCCGGCAAGAACCCGGCGTTCAAGAAGATTTACACCGAGTGGGACAAGTACCGCAAGACGCAGAATGCCTGGTTCAGCGTCGCCGAAATGCGGATGGACCGCTTCCTGCAGTCGCACAAGTAA
- the pmbA gene encoding metalloprotease PmbA — translation MPNDSSAFSYAHATLQQLAEDVLTHAKKQGASACEVDVSEGFGQSVTVRCDEVETIEFNRDKGIGVTVYAGQRKGYASTSDFSPQALRDTVEAALKIARFTAEDDCAGLAEAALMARDCPELDLHHPWALTVEAAIEIAKRCEQAAFATSPLIENSEGASVSTQQAHFVSANSHGFMGGYPTSRHYVSCSVIAGEEDGEGMQRDDWYTTNRNPALLDAAEAVGRRAAERATGRLGAQRIKTGEYPVLFDATLAGGLLGSLVHAASGGALYRKASFLVGQLGQKILPDFVRIDERPHLRGALGSAAFDSDGVATRERAVVEGGVLQGYFLSAYSARKLGMQTTGNAGGAYNLLLQPGELDFSGLLKQMGRGLVVTELLGHGINYVTGDYSRGAAGFWVENGEIVHPVEEITIAGNLRQMFAGIAAVGNDVLIRGSKQAGSILIDRMTVAGA, via the coding sequence ATGCCCAACGATTCCTCCGCTTTTTCCTACGCCCATGCCACCCTGCAGCAGTTGGCCGAAGATGTGCTCACGCATGCCAAAAAACAGGGCGCCAGCGCCTGCGAGGTGGACGTCTCTGAGGGCTTCGGGCAATCGGTCACGGTGCGCTGCGACGAGGTCGAAACCATCGAGTTCAATCGCGACAAGGGTATTGGCGTTACCGTCTATGCCGGGCAGCGCAAGGGCTACGCCAGTACGTCCGATTTCTCGCCGCAGGCACTGCGCGACACGGTCGAGGCTGCGCTCAAGATCGCTCGCTTCACTGCCGAGGACGATTGCGCCGGCCTGGCCGAGGCAGCGCTGATGGCGCGCGATTGCCCGGAACTCGATTTGCACCATCCCTGGGCGTTGACCGTGGAAGCGGCGATAGAGATTGCCAAGCGCTGCGAACAAGCGGCGTTTGCGACCAGCCCCTTGATCGAAAATTCGGAAGGCGCGTCGGTGTCGACCCAGCAGGCACATTTCGTTTCGGCCAACAGCCACGGCTTCATGGGCGGTTATCCAACCTCGCGTCACTATGTCTCATGCTCGGTGATCGCCGGCGAGGAAGACGGCGAAGGCATGCAGCGTGACGACTGGTATACCACCAATCGCAATCCGGCCTTGCTTGATGCTGCCGAAGCGGTCGGGCGGCGAGCGGCGGAACGGGCTACCGGGCGGCTCGGCGCGCAAAGGATCAAGACCGGCGAATATCCGGTGTTGTTCGATGCCACGCTGGCCGGCGGCTTGCTCGGCAGCCTGGTTCATGCCGCCAGCGGCGGCGCGCTGTACCGCAAGGCGTCGTTTCTGGTCGGCCAGCTGGGGCAGAAAATCCTGCCGGATTTCGTGCGCATCGACGAACGGCCGCATCTGCGGGGGGCGCTCGGTTCGGCGGCGTTCGACAGCGATGGCGTCGCAACCCGCGAGCGGGCAGTGGTCGAGGGCGGGGTGCTGCAAGGCTATTTCCTGTCGGCCTATTCGGCGCGCAAGCTGGGCATGCAGACGACCGGCAATGCCGGCGGTGCCTACAACCTGCTGCTGCAACCCGGCGAACTCGATTTTTCCGGCCTGCTCAAGCAGATGGGGCGTGGCCTGGTGGTGACCGAACTGCTGGGGCATGGGATCAATTATGTAACCGGCGATTATTCGCGCGGCGCCGCCGGTTTCTGGGTGGAGAACGGCGAGATCGTGCACCCGGTCGAGGAGATCACGATTGCCGGCAATCTGCGGCAGATGTTTGCCGGTATCGCTGCGGTCGGGAACGATGTGCTGATTCGCGGTTCGAAGCAGGCGGGGTCCATCCTGATCGACCGGATGACCGTCGCCGGGGCCTGA
- the yjgA gene encoding ribosome biogenesis factor YjgA: MPAPKARSNALPDDDFAEDYSRPSKTKRKEAMQELRDLGAELAELSVGQLKRIQLPEEIFAAVREAQKITAHGAHKRQLQYLGKLLRSVDEEPIRAGLAMLRGESSAETARLHRLERLRSKLLEDESTLAGIVAQWPGIDQQQLRQLRRNALKEQEAGKPPKAFRAIFQIFQEHDRGGVSAAAAEPTEADDE; encoded by the coding sequence ATGCCCGCACCCAAAGCCCGCAGCAACGCGCTGCCCGACGACGATTTCGCCGAAGACTACAGCCGCCCCTCGAAAACCAAGCGGAAGGAGGCGATGCAGGAATTGCGCGACCTCGGCGCCGAACTGGCCGAACTCTCGGTTGGCCAACTCAAGCGCATCCAGTTGCCGGAAGAGATTTTCGCCGCCGTCCGCGAAGCCCAGAAGATCACCGCCCACGGCGCCCACAAGCGGCAGCTGCAATATCTGGGCAAACTGCTACGCAGCGTCGACGAAGAGCCGATCCGTGCCGGACTGGCCATGCTGCGCGGTGAATCCTCGGCTGAAACCGCGCGCCTGCACCGGCTCGAACGCCTGCGCAGCAAACTGCTCGAAGACGAAAGCACGCTGGCCGGTATCGTCGCCCAGTGGCCCGGCATCGACCAGCAGCAATTGCGCCAGTTGCGCCGCAATGCGCTCAAGGAACAGGAAGCCGGCAAGCCGCCCAAGGCCTTCCGTGCGATTTTCCAGATTTTCCAGGAACACGACCGGGGCGGCGTTAGTGCGGCGGCTGCCGAACCCACCGAGGCCGACGATGAGTGA
- a CDS encoding DUF2242 domain-containing protein, whose translation MRTTALLRPRQRPSLRRLAQLFPLLLLAACATPGSKPPAAYKAESFDNEATPFLWHSTQGPEAACEKGRRALLGQGYELEKFSEKQGENSVKGVKFFMPKSNQQLQLRITLVCLPSSGGSTIYANALQSSHELRANTSSSGLSVAGVGSISLPWPSSESGTLVKVGEETVDDPAFYQRLFSLIENIPD comes from the coding sequence ATGAGAACCACCGCCCTCCTCCGCCCGCGCCAACGCCCTTCGCTGCGGCGACTGGCGCAACTCTTCCCGCTGCTGCTGCTCGCCGCCTGCGCCACCCCGGGCAGCAAACCGCCCGCCGCCTACAAGGCCGAAAGCTTCGATAACGAGGCCACGCCCTTTCTCTGGCACAGCACGCAAGGGCCGGAAGCGGCCTGCGAAAAAGGCCGCCGCGCCTTGCTCGGCCAGGGCTACGAACTGGAGAAATTCAGCGAGAAGCAAGGCGAAAACAGCGTCAAGGGCGTCAAGTTTTTCATGCCCAAGAGCAACCAACAGCTGCAATTGCGGATCACCCTGGTCTGCCTGCCCAGCAGCGGCGGTTCGACTATCTACGCCAATGCGCTGCAGTCCTCGCACGAACTGCGCGCCAACACCAGCAGCAGCGGCCTCAGCGTTGCCGGCGTCGGCTCGATCTCGCTGCCCTGGCCGTCCTCCGAGAGCGGCACGCTGGTCAAGGTCGGCGAAGAAACGGTGGATGATCCGGCCTTCTACCAGCGGCTCTTCTCGCTGATCGAAAACATCCCGGATTAA
- the pgi gene encoding glucose-6-phosphate isomerase, with translation MLTQSPAWQALAAHAEDFRATHLRELFAGDRARFDHFSLRHGKLLLDFSKQRISQQTLSLLHDLATSANLAGWIKCLRSGEAINHTEQRAVRHMDLRDGDAAPPEVKAVLRRMADFCDAVHSGQWRGFSGEYITDVVNLGIGGSDLGPRMVVQALSAHQLPDLNVHFVSNLDGADLAATLAGLNPRTTLFIVASKTFTTLETLTNARTARDWLLAAAGQTSGAVAKHFVAASTNLEATRNFGIDDANVFEFWDWVGGRFSLWSAIGLPIALAIGYRSFKELLAGAHDLDKHFVSAPFAENLPLTLALLTLWNTDFLKAASHGIFPYSQSLSLLPRYLQQLEMESNGKYYDRDGRHIDVATSPIIWGEAGTNGQHSFFQLLHQGGQPIPSDFIALGKSDYPLHGHHTALLANCLAQSAALAFGQSAEEARANGIPEHLLPYRTFPGNQPSTTLVLGELTPYTLGQLIALYEHKVFCLGVLWGLNSFDQWGVELGKVLASRLIPVVRGEADDHELDSSTAGLITHLRQFRMS, from the coding sequence ATGTTGACGCAATCGCCCGCCTGGCAAGCCCTTGCCGCCCACGCCGAAGATTTCCGCGCGACCCATTTGCGCGAACTGTTTGCCGGCGACCGCGCCCGCTTCGACCACTTCAGCCTGCGCCACGGCAAGCTGCTGCTCGATTTTTCCAAGCAGCGGATCAGCCAGCAGACGCTGAGCCTGCTGCACGACCTGGCAACCAGCGCCAACCTGGCCGGCTGGATCAAATGCCTGCGCAGCGGCGAGGCGATCAACCACACCGAACAGCGGGCCGTGCGCCACATGGACCTGCGCGACGGCGACGCCGCGCCGCCTGAGGTCAAGGCCGTGTTGCGGCGCATGGCCGACTTTTGCGATGCGGTGCATAGCGGCCAGTGGCGGGGTTTTTCCGGCGAGTACATCACCGACGTGGTCAATCTCGGGATTGGCGGCTCCGACCTCGGTCCGCGCATGGTGGTGCAAGCACTGAGCGCCCACCAGCTGCCCGACCTCAACGTCCATTTCGTTTCCAACCTCGACGGCGCCGACCTGGCCGCGACGCTGGCCGGGCTCAATCCGCGCACCACGCTGTTCATCGTTGCCAGCAAGACCTTCACCACGCTGGAAACCCTGACCAATGCCCGCACCGCCCGCGACTGGCTGCTCGCCGCCGCCGGCCAGACCAGCGGCGCAGTCGCCAAGCACTTCGTTGCCGCCTCAACCAATCTGGAAGCGACCCGCAACTTCGGCATCGACGACGCCAACGTGTTCGAGTTCTGGGACTGGGTCGGCGGCCGCTTCTCGCTGTGGTCAGCCATCGGTCTGCCGATTGCGCTGGCGATCGGCTATCGCAGCTTCAAGGAGTTGCTCGCCGGCGCGCACGACCTGGACAAACACTTCGTCAGCGCCCCGTTTGCCGAAAACCTGCCACTGACCCTGGCCCTGCTGACGCTGTGGAACACCGATTTCCTCAAGGCCGCCAGCCACGGCATCTTTCCCTACAGCCAGTCGCTGTCGCTGCTGCCACGCTACCTGCAGCAGCTGGAGATGGAGAGCAACGGCAAGTACTACGACCGCGACGGGCGCCACATCGACGTCGCGACCAGCCCGATCATCTGGGGCGAAGCCGGCACCAACGGCCAGCACTCGTTCTTTCAGCTGCTGCACCAGGGCGGCCAGCCGATTCCCAGCGACTTCATCGCGCTCGGCAAGTCGGACTACCCGCTGCACGGCCACCACACCGCGCTGCTTGCCAACTGCCTCGCCCAGTCGGCTGCGCTCGCCTTCGGCCAGAGCGCCGAGGAGGCGCGCGCCAACGGCATCCCCGAACACCTGCTGCCCTATCGCACCTTCCCCGGCAACCAGCCGTCGACCACGCTGGTGCTTGGCGAACTGACGCCTTACACCCTTGGCCAACTGATCGCGCTCTACGAGCACAAGGTGTTCTGCCTCGGTGTGTTATGGGGGCTCAACTCCTTCGACCAGTGGGGCGTCGAACTGGGCAAAGTGCTGGCCAGCCGGCTGATTCCGGTGGTGCGCGGCGAAGCCGACGACCACGAGCTCGACAGTTCGACAGCCGGCCTGATCACCCACCTCCGCCAATTCCGCATGTCATGA